Proteins encoded together in one Epinephelus moara isolate mb chromosome 2, YSFRI_EMoa_1.0, whole genome shotgun sequence window:
- the thrsp gene encoding mid1-interacting protein 1-B-like translates to MQSAEAKFNKNSLLLALRRYSSAVSDMEQTILLPSLLRDVPSDEAWDCEAAEESCRDLYGTYQLLKAIRNTVESNLGLLDDHKSKNTALNKTLEPLLDTDPEGLFRFHLTGLFSVMIDLTKKTQSLTEKYMDIIGVAN, encoded by the coding sequence ATGCAGTCTGCCGAAGccaaattcaacaaaaacagCCTGCTCTTGGCTCTGAGGCGATACAGCTCAGCTGTTAGCGACATGGAGCAGACCATTCTCCTGCCGAGCCTGCTGCGAGATGTACCCTCTGATGAGGCGTGGGactgtgaagcagcagaggagTCCTGCAGAGACCTGTATGGCACCTATCAGCTGCTCAAAGCCATAAGAAACACTGTGGAGAGCAACCTGGGTCTCCTGGATGACCACAAGTCCAAGAACACAGCGCTCAACAAGACCCTGGAGCCTCTCTTGGACACAGATCCTGAAGGTCTCTTCCGCTTCCACCTCACAGGACTGTTTTCTGTGATGATTGACCTCACCAAGAAGACTCAGAGCCTCACAGAGAAATATATGGACATCATTGGAGTGGCAAATTAG
- the ndufc2 gene encoding NADH dehydrogenase [ubiquinone] 1 subunit C2 — MGLVPDEAKSLPPPGIVNRSSVWLAGIGWCSAMLHNAINHRPPLKSGVHRQVLLATIGWFIGYHLTKYENYTYARLDRDMNEYIRLHPEEFAQKEKKTFAEIVEPFHPVR, encoded by the exons ATGGGGCTGGTACCAGACGAGGCGAAGTCTCTCCCTCCTCCGGGGATCGTCAACAGGAGCTCGGTGTGGCTGGCCGGTATAGGCTGGTGCTCCGCGATGCTTCATAACGCCATCAACCACAGGCCGCCGCTAAAATCAG gTGTCCACCGACAAGTCCTGTTGGCAACAATCGGTTGGTTCATCGGCTACCACCTAACTAAATATGAAAATTACACTTATGCCAGACTGGATCGTGATATGAACGAGTATATCAGACTCCACCCAGAGGAGTTTGCACAAAAGG AGAAAAAGACCTTTGCAGAGATTGTTGAGCCTTTCCATCCTGTGCGCTAA
- the rab30 gene encoding ras-related protein Rab-30: MSMEDYDYLFKIVLIGNAGVGKTCLVRRFTQGLFPPGQGATIGVDFMIKTVEIKGEKVKLQIWDTAGQERFRSITQSYYRSANALILTYDITCEDSFRCLPEWLREIEQYANNQVVTILVGNKIDLAEKREVLRQRAEDFAEAQSMLYLETSAKESDNVEKLFLDLACELIREAKQNKLDNNDTAPMPGEGKTISYLSCCNLN, from the exons ATGAGCATGGAAGATTATGACTACCTGTTCAAAATAGTTCTGATAGGAAATGCAGGAGTTGGGAAGACATGTCTCGTCCGGCGCTTTACTCAG ggcCTTTTCCCACCTGGACAGGGGGCTACTATCGGAGTAGATTTTATGATTAAAACGGTGGAAATCAAAGGGGAGAAGGTCAAG CTGCAGATATGGGACACAGCTGGACAGGAGAGATTTCGCTCCATTACTCAGAGTTATTACCGTAGTGCCAACGCCCTCATTCTTACGTATGACATTACCTGTGAGGACTCCTTCAGGTGCCTTCCAGAGTGGCTGAGGGAGATTGAGCAGTATGCCAACAACCAGGTGGTGACTATATTAGTCG GTAATAAAATAGATCTGGCAGAGAAGAGAGAGGTTCTCAGACAGAGGGCTGAAGACTTCGCCGAGGCTCAGAGCATGCTGTATCTAGAGACCTCGGCCAAAGAGTCTGACAATGTTGAGAAACTTTTCCTCGACCTGGCCTGCGAACTCATTCGAGAGGCCAAGCAGAACAAGCTTGACAACAACGACACTGCCCCGATGCCCGGTGAGGGTAAAACCATCAGTTACTTGAGCTGCTGCAACCTCAATTAG